In Longimicrobiaceae bacterium, the genomic stretch CAGTTCGGCGCCGTCACGGGGATGGTGACAGGGAGGAGGCGGGGTGGTCGGAGGAAGAAGTGGATGTCTGAGCGAAGCGAGTGCTCGCAAGCGAGTCCCTTCGGGTTCACTTCTTCCGGAGACCATCCCGCCTCCGACCGCCTGCGCGACACAGCCCCCGGTCATGCGCCGTCGGTCGGGGCGAGCACGACGCTGACGCCGCGCGGCCGCGTCCGCAGCGCGTGGTCGGCGCGCGCGGTGGTCATGCGCAGGTCGCGCGGGCGGGGCGCTGGCGAGGCGGCGCTCGGGAGCGGGACGATGCCGCGGGGATCGAGTCCGTACCGCGCCGCGATCAGCAGGCCCAGCGCGTAGCGGCTGATCGCCTCCGGGCCGGCCAGGTTCCAGACGCCGGAGCGCTCCGCGGCCGGGAGCGCCGCCAGCTCCCAGAGCTGTGCCGCCAGGTCGTCGACGGCGACGGGGCAGCGCAGCTCGTCCGTGAACAGGCGCACGGGCTCGCCGCGGCGGAGCGCGTCCACCGCCCAGGCGGTGGTGCGGTCCGGGGGGTCTGCGCGCACGAGGAGCGAGGTGCGCACCACCGCCGCGTCCGGGCACTCCTCGCGCACCCCGGCTTCGGCCAGCGCCTTGAGGCGCCCGTACTCGTGCACCGGGGCGGGGGCAGCCGTCTCGTCGTACGGCGCGTGCTTGCCGTCCAGGAGCGCGTCGGTGCTGAGGTGCACCAGCGCCGCGCCGGTCTCCCGGCACGCGCGCGCGACGTTCCGGTGCGCGTCGGCGATCTCGCGCTCCCCCGCGCGGGTGTCGAACGCGGTGTGGATCACCAGGTCGGGACGGGCCTCGTCCCAGGCCCGGCGGACGCTCCCCGCGTCCGTGAGCTCCACGGGGTGGGTCGCCGCGCCCGCGGCTGGCGCGCCCCGCACGGTGGCGTGCAGCTCCACCTCCGGCGGGGCCGAGCGGAGGAGGGCGCCGCCGAGCAGCCCGCCCCCTCCGGTCACCAGCACGCGCATCACCCGCCCTCCGCGCCGAGGACGCCGCGCAGCAGCGCGAGCGTGCGGCCGTAGATCCCCGGGATCTCGCTCTCGCGCGGCCCGGCGACGTTGAGCGTGCGGATGCCGAGGACCGTGATCCACCGCGCCACCTCCGCCGGGTCCTCGCCGCGCGCCAGGTCCACCACCAGGAGCGGCCTGCCGAGCCGGTGCGCCACCTGCACCGTCAGCTCGGTCCCGCCGCGGAGCGGGCCGGCGAAGACCACCAGCGTGCCGTCGGAGTCGCGCACGTTCCACTCCGTGCGCTCGTCGGCGTCGGCCGAGGGGGTCTCGCGGAGCGGGTAGCGGTCGGGGATGCGACCGTCCTCCGCGCGCCGCCCGGCCGGGCACCACCCGCCCACGCCGATCCCCGCCTCCAGCGCGGCGTCCAGCGCCGCGCGGTCCACCCCGGCCTGTCCCCCCGAGACGACCCGCTCCAGCCCGCTCACGACCATTTCTCCCGCGCCGCGCGAGGAGCCGCGTGAGGGATGCGAGCCCGAAGGGGCGAGACTCCGCGGCCGTTTGCGGAGGCTCGCCGCCGTAGAGCACGGTCGTTTCGTGCTCTACGGCGCCGCAGCCCGGCCCCCGCCCCGCGGGGGACACGCCCGAATCCGTTGTTCAACCCGCCGTTCAAGAACGATCCCATGACTACAGCCGGTACGCGGTCACCAGCCGCCGCTCGTTCTCGCCGATGAACTCGGCCTCCAGCTCGATGAACCGCTCCAGCCCGCTCCCCGCCAGCTTCTCGCGGAAGAGCTGGTCGAGCTGGAAGACGCCCGCGGAGTTGGACAGCTCGATCCGCAGGCGGACCGGCTTCTCCACGCCGGACTCCAGGTGCACCGCCTCCACCGCCGCGGCGGAGATGGAGTGGATGCTCACCGAGCCCGCGGAGAACGGGATGCGCGAGCGCCCCTTGGCCATGTCGAGCGCGTCGGCAACGCGCACGATCCCCGCCTCCAGGGTGAGCGGCTTCCCCCCCGCGCGGTGGGCGATGATGGCGTGCAGGACCTCGGAGCGCAGCACGGTGGCCGTGGCGACGTCGTACACCTCGGACAGCAGCTCTCGGAGCTTCTCCTGCGCCACGAAGAGCGAGAAGCCCTCGTGGTCGATGCGGTGGATGGACATCCCGGTGTCGTGCAGGAGCGAGGCGAGCGCCACCACCACCTCCGCCTCTTCCAGCCCCATCCCGTAGTTCGCCACCACCCCCGGCTCCACGCCGCGCTCCACGAGGAGGCGCAGGAGCTTCTCGGCGATGTTCATCACGATCTTCACGTGGACCGGGCCGTGGTCCGTCATTCCCAGGCGCTCCACGGCGTTCACGTTGACCGCGGTCCAGAGCGCGTACAGCTCGTCGTCGGCGTTGATCCGCTCGATCAGGCGGGCAAGCTTCGGGTTGTTCCGGCTCGGCACGTTCAGGACGACGCGGTGCGCCAGGCGCTCCGCCACCGTGCGGCCGAACTCCGCGCGCTCCTCCGGCACCTCGATCCCCTCGGGCATGGATCCCCTTCGTTCTCCGTTCTCTCGATCGGGCGGGGCCGGCGGCTCCGCCCGGGAAGATGCTGCGATGCGATCCCGTGCTGCGCCTCCCTTGCGAAGCACGTACCAGCCGCGCGCTACCCCTCCAGGTGCTCGCCCAGGAACCGCGCCGCCTCCGCCTCGGCCCAGAACTCCGGCGCCCAGGGCGTCCCCGCCACGAAGCCGACGTGCCCCC encodes the following:
- a CDS encoding putative molybdenum carrier protein, whose translation is MVVSGLERVVSGGQAGVDRAALDAALEAGIGVGGWCPAGRRAEDGRIPDRYPLRETPSADADERTEWNVRDSDGTLVVFAGPLRGGTELTVQVAHRLGRPLLVVDLARGEDPAEVARWITVLGIRTLNVAGPRESEIPGIYGRTLALLRGVLGAEGG
- a CDS encoding sugar nucleotide-binding protein, encoding MRVLVTGGGGLLGGALLRSAPPEVELHATVRGAPAAGAATHPVELTDAGSVRRAWDEARPDLVIHTAFDTRAGEREIADAHRNVARACRETGAALVHLSTDALLDGKHAPYDETAAPAPVHEYGRLKALAEAGVREECPDAAVVRTSLLVRADPPDRTTAWAVDALRRGEPVRLFTDELRCPVAVDDLAAQLWELAALPAAERSGVWNLAGPEAISRYALGLLIAARYGLDPRGIVPLPSAASPAPRPRDLRMTTARADHALRTRPRGVSVVLAPTDGA
- a CDS encoding HD domain-containing protein, producing MPEGIEVPEERAEFGRTVAERLAHRVVLNVPSRNNPKLARLIERINADDELYALWTAVNVNAVERLGMTDHGPVHVKIVMNIAEKLLRLLVERGVEPGVVANYGMGLEEAEVVVALASLLHDTGMSIHRIDHEGFSLFVAQEKLRELLSEVYDVATATVLRSEVLHAIIAHRAGGKPLTLEAGIVRVADALDMAKGRSRIPFSAGSVSIHSISAAAVEAVHLESGVEKPVRLRIELSNSAGVFQLDQLFREKLAGSGLERFIELEAEFIGENERRLVTAYRL